GGGGTTGGTTGATATTTTGAACGCGAACATTCCCGCTTGTGACCTACAGTTGAATTCAACTCCGGACCCGTTTGGTGGCCATGTACGCACTGCCGCCAAGCGGGTTTTTCTATGCGCAATCGGGCTTTCTCAATGTTCCCAATTGCCTCTTCCGCTTTTCTTCTGTCACCGCTTCGGCAATTACCAATCTATAGCGCCTGGCCACAGGGGCGAGGATTTGTCTTACTGTCACTTCATTGCTGTAACAATTGCGCGCCGTCTACGCTCACAGAGGAGTGATCTTAATTACTCCTCATTCCGAATGAGCGGGGAGTGACTTACAAAAATTTCAAGTAGGTGCGAATTATGCAACGTTTAACTTTGAAGAATCGTATTGTGCTTGCGCTCGTGTTGGTGATTGTTGTAGCTTTACTGGGACTATTATCCATATTTGGCGTGCCGATTCTCATTTCAAGTAACATCCGATGGGCTGTGATTTCTTTTTTTTCGATGCTAGCCGCCTTCCGGCTAATGGCGATGAGAAACAAGCAAAAGTCGGAGCGTTCGTAATGGTTCCCCCACGGTTTTTTTCGCTTAGCAGTGTAGCGGCGAATCTTAAGGTCAGAACCAATTTTCATAAGGAGAAAATAAAATGCCTGGATCCTACAGCTTGTTTACCATTTGGGTATCCGTTTCACTTTTTGGCCTATGGAGTTGTGTTGGAGTGATCTATAGGAATTCCAAGAAGAATACGAGGCAGTTCGAGCGCATGATCGATTTACTTTCGCAAGCGCACAAATAACAAACTCCCATTCACCCGCTTGGCGCAGCCACACACCGTTGCCAAGCGGGTTTTTTCTTGCGCTCAGTAGGTTCCCTCGCTTGCAGGCCATCTCTGGGTAAATAGGGGCTGATAGTCGTTGTACTGTACGAAAAACTGGAGACCAATGGAGCGAAGTGCAAAGGTTGAATGCCGCCCCCTTGCCATGCTGCATAGCGGGAATTTCCTTCGAGCACTTGTCGAGCAAGTGATTCAATGCCTCGGCAGCAGCCACTGGCAACTGGATTTGAACTCGGTAACTGCTGGAGCACCAGCGAGCATAAAGAAAAACCGTGCAGCAGAATCCGGTGCAGTTTGAGGCCGATTTGACTGGCAATAATTCGCATACGAAACTGCCGCGTCCCGCTGTTTCCGAAAAATGCAACGGGACGCGACAGCGTACGGACGTACAAGTGGAGCGGAAGGGAGTTGAACCCTCGACCTTCGCATTGCGAACGCGACGCTCTCCCAACTGAGCTACCGCCCCGTCATTCTAACTTGCAGCCGGCCCAGCATTGGCACCCTGCACCCTCCGCGCTTCCAAAGGAGCAAGGGTTTGGAGCAGCTTTGGGGAAATCTGGCGTGTGCGAAAATGCTGGTTGGCAGTGGCCTATTCTAAGACAGCGATTACGCCAAGTCCAGCGCCAGCACTGCCAGCAATATCGTGCAAACTGGCTGATGTCTGCAGATTTCCTTGTGCGGAAACTTGTCAAAACAAAACGATTCAATCTGCACGATTGCAACTGCCGATAACACTGGACCTGGCTTGTGGTTCGACCGATACGCAAAACAGTCGGTCGTAAATTTCCGGATTGCCGCTGAAACTTCATTCCAAAAAATGCACGCAGCTGTGTTATCCCTGATATTGATGTCCGTCTCCTGTGGCGACCCGCAGCCGCATGAAAGTGTCGCCCCTTCGACATCGGGTTGCGTAGGTCAAGTGGCTTCGCCGTGCAACATCAACGTTTCGTACCCCGCTCCTTCGCCGCCCCAATCAGTGGAAACGCCTTCCGTTTCGTCAAAATTCTCGGCTGCAATGCCGGCGGAAAAAACTTCTGGCGCTGGTTGCTTGACAAAATCGGCGGCGTCCACAAAATAGGCTCGCGTGGGGTCTGATCTGTGTGCAATCAGCGCGTCGAAACGGACCGGCTTGTTGTCCGTTGTGATATTCCGACAATCATGCCGGGCTTTTAGACCGAATTGGATCGATATGGGCAATGTCCGCGACCGGTTTTCTTACGGCGGCGTCGCGGCCGTTGCATGGCGTAGTTGCCAAGGCGATTGCCCGGCGATCGTTTTCGTGGCAACGGCCGTTTGCCAACTCGCAGCGATTTTTGATCGTCCGGCCGACCCACACACGGCGTTCGTTCTCCTAGAAATTGGGGGCGGCCAACCGAAGGATCGACCGTCGACGACCTTAGGTCGGGGCCCGGATGTCCCCCCAGTCATTTTTTTTGCACTATGCCTGCGGCCCTAATTGGTTTGGGTTCTAATCTTGGTGACCGGGCCGCGTTGCTCGAACGTTCGGTGGAACTGCTCCGTGGCACGAACGGCGTGTCGATGGTCCGCGCGAGCGCTTGGCACATCACGGTGGCGATTGGCGGGCCGTCCGGCCAGCCAAGCTTTCTCAATGGGGCGGCCCTCGTGGAAACATCACTTTCTCCGGAGGCAATCTGGTCGCGGATGCAGGAAATTGAACTTTCGTTGGGCCGCGTGCGCCGTGAACCGTGGGCAGCGCGAACGATCGATCTCGATTTACTGCTGTACGACAATGTTGTGCAACGCGCGCCCGGTTTGGCATTGCCGCATCCGCGCATGGCCTTCCGTCGCTTTGTGCTGCAGCCCGCGGCAGAAGTTGCCCCTGAAATGCGGCATCCCACCATCGGCTGGACCGTGGCTCAATTGCTCCACCATGTACTTGCAGCCCCGCCGTACGTCGCCATCAGCGGTTCGCTGCACCAGGCCACGCACTGGTTGGCGCACGCCGTCGCGGAAAGCACCGGATGGAAGTTGCTGCAGTTTTCCCAGGAAATCGAGGCTTCCGCCCCCGTTGGTTCGCCTAGCCTGGGGCTACGGCAAACGATAGAATTCCTCCGCGAGCAGGCCGCGTTGCTGGCGCGAAAAAGTTGGACCGCCGACGGCAACATCGGCGCGATCAGCCCGTTTTGGATGGAAGATTTATTGGCCATTGGCGACGTGCTGTGGCCCGGCGGCATGGAGGAGCCGTGGCAGACGCTGGCCCCGTCGGTCGTTCCGCCAAAACTGTTGGTTGTGTACGAAGCCTCTGCGCGACAATTTCACGAAATGCAGAATTCGGAACAGGCGCCGCCCAGAAGCGTGGCCGTGGCGTTGTGGCATCGACTGAACGAATCGCGCCGGCAGCGAGCGGCCCGGCCCGGTATTGGGCCGGTGCTATGGTTGGAAAGCGTTGAGCAGGCTGCAGCCGTTCGCGAGCTTGCAGCGGCAATTCAAGCCATGAGCTAAACACATTTTATTCATGCCCAAC
This sequence is a window from Pirellulales bacterium. Protein-coding genes within it:
- the folK gene encoding 2-amino-4-hydroxy-6-hydroxymethyldihydropteridine diphosphokinase; this translates as MPAALIGLGSNLGDRAALLERSVELLRGTNGVSMVRASAWHITVAIGGPSGQPSFLNGAALVETSLSPEAIWSRMQEIELSLGRVRREPWAARTIDLDLLLYDNVVQRAPGLALPHPRMAFRRFVLQPAAEVAPEMRHPTIGWTVAQLLHHVLAAPPYVAISGSLHQATHWLAHAVAESTGWKLLQFSQEIEASAPVGSPSLGLRQTIEFLREQAALLARKSWTADGNIGAISPFWMEDLLAIGDVLWPGGMEEPWQTLAPSVVPPKLLVVYEASARQFHEMQNSEQAPPRSVAVALWHRLNESRRQRAARPGIGPVLWLESVEQAAAVRELAAAIQAMS